One window from the genome of Microtus ochrogaster isolate Prairie Vole_2 unplaced genomic scaffold, MicOch1.0 UNK49, whole genome shotgun sequence encodes:
- the Senp8 gene encoding sentrin-specific protease 8, giving the protein MDPVVLSYMDSLLRQSDVSLLDPPSWLNDHIIGFAFEYFANSQFHDCSDHVCFISPEVTQFIKCTSSPAEIAMFLEPLDLPHKRVVFLAINDNSNQAAGGTHWSLLVYLQDEDSFFHYDSHSRSNSIHAKQVAEKLKAFLGSRGDKLVFVEEKAPAQQNSYDCGMYVICNTEALCQNFFRRQPESPLQLLTPTYITKKRGEWKDLIARLAKKKK; this is encoded by the coding sequence ATGGACCCAGTAGTCTTGAGTTATATGGACAGTCTGCTGCGGCAGTCAGATGTCTCTCTATTGGACCCTCCAAGCTGGCTCAATGATCATATTATTGGGTTTGCCTTCGAATATTTTGCCAATAGTCAGTTTCATGATTGCTCGGACCATGTCTGCTTCATCAGCCCCGAAGTTACCCAGTTCATTAAGTGCACCAGCAGCCCTGCAGAGATCGCCATGTTCCTCGAGCCCCTAGACCTTCCCCACAAGAGAGTTGTATTTTTAGCCATCAACGATAATTCCAACCAGGCAGCTGGGGGTACCCACTGGAGTTTGTTGGTTTATCTCCAAGATGAAGATAGCTTCTTTCATTATGATTCCCACAGCAGAAGCAACTCAATCCATGCAAAACAGGTGGCAGAGAAACTGAAGGCTTTCTTAGGGAGCAGAGGAGACAAACTGGTCTTTGTGGAAGAGAAAGCCCCAGCTCAACAAAACAGCTATGACTGTGGGATGTACGTGATATGCAACACCGAGGCCTTGTGTCAGAACTTCTTTAGACGACAGCCAGAATCCCCACTGCAGCTACTCACCCCGACATACATCAcaaagaagaggggagaatggAAAGATCTAATCGCCAGACTTGCTAAAAAGAAGAAGTAG